In the Chloroflexota bacterium genome, TGCTCCCGAGGGTGATGGCTGTCGGCCAGAACAGCGGATCGGCCAGCGGGTTGGCGAGCAGGGCGGATGACGGGGGCGGCGTGGGCGATATGGGTTGCATCGGCATCGGTGGCATGGGCTGCATCGGTGGCATGGGCTGCATCGGCTAGCCAACCGCCTGGAGGTCGGCGTAGGTGGCCTGTGCGCGCCGTGCCAGCGTGATGAGACAGCCGACCAGCAGGATCACGAGCAGCCCGTTGTAGACCCACGTCAGCGGCAGCCAGAACCCGAGCGGCGTCCCGACGGCCAGCAGCACCATGCGGTCGGCCTTGCCCATCGGACCCATGTACTGCCGGCGGCCGCCGGCTGCCTTGCTGAGAATGGCGAGGTAGCTGGAGAGGAGCATCATGATGATGGCGCAGGCGCCCAGCACGAGGCTGCTGGGCGACGCCAGCGCCAACCCGCCGAGCAGGGCCACGTCCGCAACCCGATCCGACAGCTCGTTGAAGACCTCGCCCCAGGGACGGGCCAGCCCGGTGTTTCGGGCCACGAGGCCATCCAGGGCGTTGAGCGCCGTCCGCACGACGGCCACCACGGGAATGAGAGCCAGCAGCCAGAGCCGCTCTGGCGCGGCGTAGATCGCCAGGCCGCCGCCGACCGAGAGGGCCAGCGCCGCGCCGGTGATCCAGTCAGGATGGACGCGCCGTGCCACCAGCCAGCGCTCGATGCCACCCAGCGAGCGCTGAAATGCCGGCTTGAGGACGTAGATGCCGGCCATCGTGCCAGACCCTCCTCACAGCGGACGGCTGGCTCGCGCGAGTCCTCCGGCCGCCGTCCCTCACCTCATGATACTGACCGCGCCACCGCACTCACTGCGATTCTGGCCCGGAATCGGCCTGCGGAACGGAATGTGCTTCTGGGGACGGTTGAGCGGTCACGCTGCCGACACGGCGGACGGGGCCGTATCGCCGAGCCGTCATGGCTCGGCTGTTGGGAGGCAGATCGTGGCGAAGCGTATCGTGAATGACGCGTCGGTCGTGAACGTCGGGCCGATTGAGATGGTCCGCGAGGGCATGACGGTTGTGGACAGCGACGGCGAGAAGGTCGGCAAGGTCGAGTTCGTCAAGATGGGCGACCCCGGCGCCGCGACCGAGGCCGGCAACGAGCTGCAGGACACCGGGCTGATGGGCGACCTGGCAGAGGCGGTGGCCGGCGACGAGCGCGAGCCGGATGTGCCAGGGCCGATGCGTGCCCGCCTGTTGAGGACGGGTTACATCAAGGTGGACGGCGGCTTCTTCTTCGGCACAGACCGCTACGTCGAGCCCGAGCAGATCCTGCGTGTGCAGGAGGACACCGTCCACCTGCGGGCGCGCAAGGGGGAGCTGGTCAAGGAAGACTGAGCCGCGAGCGCGACGACGGCCCTCACCCGGGGGTGAGGGCCTTCTCTCTCCTAGCTTGCCGACTCGACCGGGTAGTCCTCCTCGGCCAGCACGTCCTTGAACTGCTCGACACCGGTGGCCGAGGCGTCGTAGTCCACGGTCACCTGCTTGCTCGGGATGTCCACGCGAACGCTGCTCACGCCAGTCAGTGGCGTGAGGGCCTCGGTGATCGTCTTCTCGCAGTGGTGGCACGAGATCGTCGGGACGCTGAGCACGGTGGTTGCCATCGGAACGGTCCTCCTGG is a window encoding:
- a CDS encoding CDP-alcohol phosphatidyltransferase family protein, with amino-acid sequence MAGIYVLKPAFQRSLGGIERWLVARRVHPDWITGAALALSVGGGLAIYAAPERLWLLALIPVVAVVRTALNALDGLVARNTGLARPWGEVFNELSDRVADVALLGGLALASPSSLVLGACAIIMMLLSSYLAILSKAAGGRRQYMGPMGKADRMVLLAVGTPLGFWLPLTWVYNGLLVILLVGCLITLARRAQATYADLQAVG
- a CDS encoding heavy-metal-associated domain-containing protein is translated as MATTVLSVPTISCHHCEKTITEALTPLTGVSSVRVDIPSKQVTVDYDASATGVEQFKDVLAEEDYPVESAS